The following are encoded in a window of Flavobacteriales bacterium genomic DNA:
- a CDS encoding DUF3127 domain-containing protein — translation MAQVSITGTIKVLGKTQEISEKFRKREVVITEAGGQYPQHIPVEFTQDGCAQLDPFKPGDEVTVSCFVNGREWTGRDGVTKHFLSLKGNRIERSGASVSAGGGGYAGQSAPPPSATDMPPAGDEDDLPF, via the coding sequence ATGGCACAAGTAAGCATCACCGGCACCATCAAGGTGCTGGGCAAGACACAGGAGATCTCCGAGAAGTTCCGCAAGCGCGAGGTGGTGATCACCGAAGCGGGCGGGCAGTATCCGCAGCACATCCCCGTGGAGTTCACGCAGGATGGCTGCGCGCAGCTGGATCCGTTCAAGCCGGGCGATGAAGTGACCGTGAGCTGCTTCGTGAACGGCCGCGAGTGGACCGGCCGCGATGGCGTTACCAAGCACTTCCTGAGCCTGAAGGGCAATCGCATCGAACGCAGCGGAGCGTCCGTGTCGGCGGGCGGCGGAGGATATGCGGGCCAGAGCGCGCCGCCCCCTTCCGCGACCGATATGCCGCCGGCCGGCGACGAGGACGATCTGCCGTTCTGA
- a CDS encoding glycosyltransferase: MSWSLISALSAFALASVHALVLDQWRRALAKDPEDHDTLPDAATSITVIVPARDAGGTLIPLLQDLHAQDLPGAAFEVLVVDDHSTDGTARVVRDMMHRWPGLKYLALADTQGKKAALEAGVAQARGDLIVVTDADVRCGPRRLAAIARHWATNRPAMLLLPVHTTGGRGFLAWLQRKEQLALQGVALGSARMGSPLLANGANMAFAREAFLRVGGYTGDRWASGDDMSLLARMRAHRWPVDVLVDREAAVRTAPERTWWAFFAQRLRWAGKMRGHRAIGGTVTSSIALLFPWALAVLTWWAISHVQVGQGLFYTSVLIGAAWLLWSLPIIRLEQASMRSFRSDTGPAEGGDGPLPTLVAMFLFTLYAPVIAVLSIFVRPTWKGRRV; the protein is encoded by the coding sequence ATGAGCTGGTCGCTGATATCCGCGCTTTCGGCATTCGCACTGGCCTCGGTGCATGCCTTGGTATTGGACCAATGGCGACGCGCGCTCGCAAAGGACCCGGAGGACCATGACACGCTGCCGGATGCCGCCACGTCGATCACCGTGATCGTACCGGCACGAGATGCGGGCGGTACGCTCATCCCCTTGCTGCAGGACCTGCATGCGCAGGACCTTCCCGGAGCGGCTTTCGAGGTGCTTGTGGTGGACGATCACAGCACCGACGGCACGGCCCGCGTGGTCCGGGACATGATGCATCGCTGGCCTGGGTTGAAATATCTGGCGCTCGCGGATACCCAAGGAAAGAAGGCCGCTCTGGAGGCGGGTGTCGCACAGGCCAGGGGCGACCTCATCGTGGTGACGGATGCGGATGTGCGCTGCGGTCCCCGGCGCTTGGCGGCGATCGCCCGGCATTGGGCCACGAACCGGCCCGCGATGCTCCTGCTGCCGGTCCACACGACAGGTGGCCGGGGCTTCCTCGCCTGGCTGCAACGCAAGGAGCAACTGGCCCTCCAAGGTGTGGCCCTCGGCAGTGCGCGCATGGGTTCGCCACTGCTGGCCAATGGTGCGAACATGGCCTTCGCACGCGAAGCGTTCCTGCGCGTGGGCGGTTACACGGGCGATCGGTGGGCCAGTGGCGATGACATGTCGCTGCTGGCACGCATGCGCGCGCATCGCTGGCCGGTGGATGTGCTGGTGGACCGGGAAGCAGCCGTGCGCACAGCACCGGAAAGGACCTGGTGGGCATTCTTCGCGCAGCGCCTGCGTTGGGCGGGCAAAATGCGCGGGCACCGCGCCATTGGCGGAACGGTCACCTCCAGCATCGCGTTGTTGTTCCCCTGGGCATTGGCAGTGCTTACCTGGTGGGCCATAAGCCATGTCCAAGTGGGGCAGGGACTTTTCTACACGAGCGTATTGATCGGTGCGGCCTGGCTGTTGTGGTCGTTGCCGATCATCCGCTTGGAACAAGCGTCCATGCGTTCTTTCCGAAGTGATACCGGCCCGGCGGAAGGAGGCGATGGCCCCTTGCCCACCTTGGTGGCCATGTTCCTCTTCACCCTGTATGCCCCGGTGATCGCCGTGCTGTCGATCTTCGTCCGGCCCACATGGAAAGGCCGCCGCGTTTGA
- a CDS encoding flippase-like domain-containing protein has protein sequence MSSILAARKLLWVFRWGIFLLACVFLWWQLRADKGMLALQVLRGLPDDGRAMMLVASALVLVPVNWGIESWKWRRLVQRLEPLRPWRAFLATVAGTSIGLVTPNRTGEFLGRVLFLKPGDRVRGGFATALGSIAQFVITLLAGVTALVALLATGHPLPWPEGWYSAALISLTCLVAAGTLVLYLFPALMRGSILALPVLRRLERPSAVLNTFRRIELLEVLTWSALRYAVFTFQYLLLCEAFRIGVAPMTTMLVVPVIYLVATIVPTVLLTEIGVRGSAALAFFTPLGAAPEGVLLATSTLWAINLVLPAAVGGVVLVTARIRAQGSDGP, from the coding sequence TTGTCGTCCATCCTTGCCGCCCGCAAGCTGCTGTGGGTCTTCCGCTGGGGGATCTTCCTGCTCGCCTGTGTATTCCTCTGGTGGCAGCTGCGTGCGGATAAAGGTATGCTGGCCCTGCAAGTGCTTCGCGGACTTCCCGATGACGGTCGCGCCATGATGCTGGTGGCTTCCGCCTTGGTGTTGGTGCCGGTGAATTGGGGCATTGAATCCTGGAAATGGCGCCGGCTGGTGCAACGGTTGGAGCCGCTGCGGCCATGGCGCGCATTTCTCGCCACCGTAGCGGGCACGAGCATCGGCCTGGTGACGCCGAACCGCACAGGTGAGTTCCTGGGCCGCGTGCTCTTTCTGAAACCCGGGGACCGCGTCCGGGGCGGTTTCGCCACCGCCCTGGGCAGCATCGCGCAATTCGTGATCACCCTGCTGGCCGGAGTTACGGCGCTGGTCGCTTTGCTCGCCACGGGACATCCCCTGCCCTGGCCGGAGGGTTGGTATTCCGCAGCGCTCATCTCCCTCACGTGCCTGGTGGCGGCGGGCACCCTCGTGCTCTACCTCTTCCCCGCGCTCATGCGCGGATCGATCCTCGCCCTGCCGGTCCTGCGGCGGCTTGAAAGGCCATCGGCCGTGCTGAATACCTTTCGCAGGATCGAATTGCTGGAAGTGCTCACGTGGAGCGCGTTGCGCTATGCGGTGTTCACTTTCCAATACCTCTTGCTGTGCGAGGCGTTCCGCATCGGGGTGGCTCCCATGACCACCATGCTGGTGGTGCCGGTCATCTATCTCGTGGCCACCATCGTGCCCACTGTGCTGCTCACCGAGATCGGTGTGCGGGGCAGCGCCGCATTGGCCTTCTTCACACCGTTGGGCGCGGCACCGGAAGGCGTTCTCCTCGCCACCAGCACGCTGTGGGCCATCAACCTGGTGCTGCCGGCCGCGGTGGGTGGTGTGGTGCTCGTCACCGCAAGGATCCGTGCACAAGGCTCAGATGGACCATGA
- the clpP gene encoding ATP-dependent Clp endopeptidase proteolytic subunit ClpP, with protein MFPPDEFLKYAVKHRGISSNTLHGYITSMTPMIIEERQLHGTAISVFDRLMIDRIIFLGTGVNDQVANIIQAQLLFLESADPKKDIQIYINSPGGGVYAGLGIYDTMQYINPDVATICTGMAASMGAVLLCAGSKGKRSALKHSRVMIHQPMGGAEGQATDMEITVREVLKLKKELYEIISQHSGQPYEKVEKDGDRDYWMVAEEAKAYGMIDELLVRNK; from the coding sequence ATGTTCCCACCAGACGAGTTCCTCAAGTACGCCGTGAAACACCGCGGCATCAGCAGCAACACGCTGCACGGCTACATCACCTCCATGACCCCGATGATCATCGAGGAGCGGCAACTGCACGGCACGGCCATCTCCGTGTTCGACCGGTTGATGATCGACCGGATCATCTTCCTCGGCACCGGTGTCAACGACCAGGTGGCCAACATCATCCAGGCGCAACTGCTCTTTCTGGAAAGCGCCGACCCGAAGAAGGACATCCAGATCTATATCAACTCGCCGGGCGGCGGTGTGTACGCCGGATTGGGGATCTACGACACCATGCAGTACATCAACCCGGACGTGGCCACCATCTGCACCGGCATGGCCGCCAGCATGGGCGCCGTGCTCCTCTGTGCCGGCAGCAAGGGCAAACGCAGCGCGCTGAAGCACAGCCGTGTGATGATCCACCAGCCCATGGGCGGTGCCGAAGGGCAGGCCACGGACATGGAGATCACCGTGCGCGAGGTGCTGAAACTGAAGAAGGAACTCTACGAGATCATCAGCCAACACAGCGGCCAGCCCTACGAGAAGGTGGAGAAGGACGGCGACCGCGACTACTGGATGGTGGCCGAAGAGGCCAAGGCCTATGGCATGATCGACGAACTCCTGGTGCGCAACAAATAG
- the tig gene encoding trigger factor translates to MIIEKEDTGVLTATLKVKLAPEDYAPGVEKALKEQRRQAVLPGFRPGQVPMNIIRKRVGKAMLVNEVERLIDENLRRYMEENRLRVLGQPLPMPAAEDRNDWDRPGEMEFAYELGMAPELEIELDDRLGVEYPMVDVTEEMVTREIEDMRRRFGQVEDAPTSGDKDMLLGDMIELDADGNILEGGILNRATISLEYLEDAATREALTGKAVGDEVVVDPHKVARDHEDLARMLGVDHERVHQLTGNFLFRIVEIKRMIPADMGQELFDRVYGKDAVADEAAFQDKVKQGLENMFRRDSDKLYRRQVLKKLCDNTRVELPDAFLKRWIQETSKEPISAEQVEEGYSGYAEGLKRQLVEDRVLEKYGLEAKGEELDAFAKRYVADQFMQYGMPAPEGEKLQQMAGRILGDQEQIRRIRDTIVEQKLIVHFKTLLGPAERRMPLDEFVNLARTT, encoded by the coding sequence ATGATCATCGAGAAAGAAGACACCGGCGTTCTCACCGCCACACTGAAAGTGAAACTGGCCCCCGAAGACTATGCCCCGGGCGTTGAGAAGGCATTGAAGGAGCAGCGACGGCAGGCAGTACTTCCCGGCTTCCGCCCAGGGCAGGTGCCCATGAACATCATCCGCAAGCGCGTGGGCAAAGCCATGCTCGTGAATGAGGTGGAACGCCTCATTGATGAGAACCTGCGCCGGTACATGGAGGAGAACCGCCTGCGCGTGCTGGGCCAGCCATTGCCCATGCCAGCGGCCGAGGACCGGAACGACTGGGATCGACCGGGTGAGATGGAGTTCGCCTACGAACTGGGCATGGCCCCGGAGCTGGAGATCGAACTGGATGACCGGCTGGGTGTGGAATACCCCATGGTGGACGTGACCGAGGAGATGGTTACGCGCGAGATCGAGGACATGCGCCGGCGTTTCGGGCAGGTGGAGGACGCACCCACAAGCGGCGACAAGGACATGCTGCTGGGCGACATGATCGAACTGGACGCCGATGGGAATATCCTCGAAGGCGGCATCCTGAACCGCGCCACCATCAGCCTGGAGTACCTGGAGGACGCGGCCACACGGGAAGCCCTCACCGGCAAGGCCGTGGGCGACGAAGTGGTGGTGGACCCGCACAAGGTGGCCCGCGACCACGAGGACCTGGCCCGCATGCTGGGTGTGGACCATGAGCGCGTCCACCAGCTCACGGGCAACTTCCTTTTCCGCATCGTGGAGATCAAGCGCATGATCCCCGCGGACATGGGCCAGGAACTTTTCGATCGGGTGTACGGCAAGGACGCCGTGGCCGACGAGGCCGCCTTCCAGGACAAGGTGAAGCAGGGGCTGGAGAACATGTTCCGCCGTGACAGTGACAAGCTATACCGCCGTCAGGTGCTCAAGAAGCTTTGCGACAACACCCGCGTGGAACTGCCCGACGCCTTCTTGAAACGCTGGATCCAGGAGACGAGCAAGGAACCCATCTCCGCCGAACAGGTGGAGGAGGGATACAGTGGATACGCCGAAGGCCTCAAGCGCCAGTTGGTGGAGGACCGCGTGCTGGAGAAATACGGCCTGGAAGCCAAGGGCGAGGAACTCGACGCCTTCGCCAAGCGCTACGTGGCCGACCAGTTCATGCAGTACGGCATGCCCGCGCCGGAAGGTGAGAAGCTGCAGCAGATGGCCGGTCGCATCCTGGGCGACCAGGAGCAGATCCGCCGCATCCGCGACACCATCGTGGAGCAGAAACTCATCGTCCACTTCAAGACCTTGCTCGGCCCGGCCGAACGCCGGATGCCCCTCGATGAATTCGTAAACTTGGCCCGCACCACCTGA
- a CDS encoding flavin reductase family protein yields the protein MRRFDPKELTIPELHGHLVGAVGPRPVAFASTVDREGQRNLSPFSFFNVFGANPPLMIFSPARRGRDNTTKHTFHNVKDVPEVVINVVTYSMVRQASLASGEYPEGVDEFVKSGLTPIPGERVRPFRVKESPVQFECAVKQVIETGTGGGAGNLVICEVVLIHIDEAVLDERGRIDQRKIDLVGRMGGHFYCRAHGDALFELAQPNTNTGVGVDALPPEAQRSSVLTGSDLGQLGAARTLPDETSVNEYKLTELSELFLELQDDKRALLEALHLRAQALLREDRVDEAWKTILTYNAR from the coding sequence ATGCGGCGCTTCGACCCCAAGGAATTGACCATTCCCGAGCTTCACGGTCACCTGGTGGGCGCGGTGGGGCCACGGCCGGTGGCCTTCGCCAGCACGGTCGATAGGGAGGGACAACGCAATCTCAGCCCCTTCAGCTTCTTCAACGTTTTCGGGGCCAACCCCCCGCTGATGATCTTCAGTCCGGCGAGGCGGGGACGCGACAACACCACCAAGCACACCTTCCACAACGTGAAGGACGTTCCCGAGGTGGTGATCAATGTGGTGACCTACAGCATGGTGCGTCAGGCCTCCCTGGCCAGTGGTGAATATCCCGAGGGTGTGGACGAGTTCGTGAAATCGGGCCTGACGCCCATCCCCGGTGAGCGGGTGCGCCCCTTCCGCGTGAAGGAGAGCCCCGTGCAGTTCGAGTGCGCGGTGAAGCAGGTGATCGAGACCGGCACCGGCGGCGGAGCGGGCAATCTGGTGATCTGCGAGGTGGTGCTCATCCACATCGATGAGGCGGTGCTCGACGAACGCGGCAGGATCGACCAGCGGAAGATCGATCTGGTGGGGCGCATGGGCGGGCATTTCTATTGCCGGGCGCATGGCGACGCGCTCTTCGAGCTGGCCCAGCCGAACACGAACACCGGGGTGGGGGTGGACGCGCTGCCGCCCGAGGCGCAGAGGAGTTCGGTCCTCACCGGCAGCGATCTGGGCCAGCTTGGCGCAGCACGCACCCTGCCCGATGAGACGAGCGTGAACGAATACAAGCTCACCGAACTCAGCGAGCTGTTCCTGGAACTGCAGGACGACAAGCGGGCATTGCTCGAAGCGCTGCACCTTCGTGCACAGGCCCTGCTGCGGGAGGACCGCGTGGACGAGGCCTGGAAAACGATACTCACCTACAACGCACGATAA
- the clpX gene encoding ATP-dependent Clp protease ATP-binding subunit ClpX: MEKKEIKCSFCGRDKQDTNVLIAGITGHICDSCITQAQNIINEELSQRSRSEMEGNLILQRPADIKRFLDEYVIGQDDAKKVLSVAVYNHYKRLLQKPVTAPDDVEIEKSNIILVGETGSGKTLLAKTIARMLNVPFTIADATVLTEAGYVGEDVESILSRLLQAADYDVSKAERGIVFIDEIDKISRKSDTPSITRDVSGEGVQQALLKLLEGSTVSVPPQGGRKHPEQKLIQVDTRNILFICGGAFDGIQRIIARRVKSTAVGYSASKDGRVGDDELLQHVSPTDLRSYGLIPELIGRFPVLTYLDPLDRESLRRILTEPKNALVKQYVKLFEMDKVKLSLDKKVLDFIVEKALEYKLGARGLRSICEAIMTDAMYELPGSPERPAELRITLSYAREKFDGSRLSNLKVA, encoded by the coding sequence ATGGAGAAGAAAGAGATCAAGTGCTCGTTCTGCGGCCGCGACAAGCAGGACACCAACGTCCTGATCGCCGGCATCACCGGGCACATCTGCGACAGCTGCATCACGCAGGCGCAGAACATCATCAACGAGGAACTCAGCCAGCGTTCGCGCAGCGAGATGGAGGGCAACCTCATCCTGCAGCGGCCGGCCGACATCAAGCGGTTCCTCGATGAATACGTCATCGGCCAGGACGATGCGAAGAAGGTGCTCAGCGTGGCCGTGTACAACCACTACAAGCGCCTCCTTCAGAAGCCCGTCACCGCGCCCGATGATGTGGAGATCGAGAAGAGCAACATCATCCTGGTGGGCGAGACCGGCAGCGGCAAGACCCTGCTGGCGAAGACCATCGCCCGCATGCTGAACGTGCCCTTCACCATCGCCGACGCCACGGTGCTCACCGAGGCCGGCTACGTGGGCGAGGATGTGGAGAGCATCCTCAGCCGCCTGTTGCAGGCGGCCGACTACGATGTGAGCAAGGCCGAACGCGGCATCGTCTTCATCGACGAGATCGACAAGATCAGCCGCAAGAGCGACACCCCCAGCATCACGCGCGACGTAAGCGGCGAAGGCGTGCAGCAGGCCTTGTTGAAACTGCTGGAAGGCAGCACCGTGAGCGTTCCCCCACAGGGTGGCCGCAAACACCCGGAACAGAAGCTCATCCAGGTGGATACCCGCAACATCCTCTTCATATGCGGCGGTGCCTTCGACGGCATCCAGCGCATCATCGCACGCAGGGTGAAGAGCACCGCCGTGGGCTATTCGGCCAGCAAGGACGGCCGCGTGGGTGATGACGAGTTGCTGCAGCACGTCAGCCCCACCGACCTGCGCAGCTACGGCCTCATCCCCGAACTCATCGGCCGCTTCCCCGTGCTCACCTACCTCGATCCCCTGGACCGCGAAAGCCTGCGCCGGATCCTCACCGAGCCCAAGAACGCCCTGGTGAAGCAGTACGTGAAGCTCTTCGAGATGGACAAGGTGAAGCTGAGCCTGGACAAGAAGGTGCTCGACTTCATCGTGGAAAAGGCCCTGGAGTACAAGCTCGGCGCACGTGGCCTGCGCTCCATTTGCGAGGCCATCATGACCGATGCCATGTATGAACTGCCCGGATCACCGGAGCGTCCCGCCGAACTGCGCATCACCCTGAGCTATGCGCGCGAGAAGTTCGACGGGTCACGGCTCAGCAACCTGAAGGTGGCCTGA
- a CDS encoding ABC transporter permease, giving the protein MERPPRLNTSTGTDQSLGRIALRRLMRDRNAVAGLVFIGMAVLVAMLGPLIRPDRSPWANHQVLEIKDQPPGFRATFLLAADGEEIPLHRWERRGDSITFERFNGFNDLLPEPLESVHAPASLVPGDRHYLLGTDSFGRDVLSRLMAGTTISLSVGLIAVLISLLIGIPLGALAGYFRAEAPGFRLFGRRFRWPVDDAIMWLVNVIWSIPTLLLVIAITLALGKGFVQVFIAVGLTMWVEVARIVRGETLRMREMEYVDAAKALGYTHGRIIFRHILPNVMGPVIVISAANFATAILMEAGLSFLGIGAQLPMVSWGGMIRSYYPYITTELWHLALLPGVCIMLLTLAFMLVGNGLRDALDTRGITAR; this is encoded by the coding sequence ATGGAAAGGCCGCCGCGTTTGAACACCTCCACCGGAACGGACCAGAGCCTTGGACGCATCGCCCTGCGCAGGTTGATGCGCGATCGCAACGCGGTGGCCGGGCTGGTGTTTATCGGCATGGCGGTGCTGGTGGCCATGCTGGGTCCCTTAATTCGCCCTGACCGGTCGCCCTGGGCCAACCACCAGGTGCTGGAGATCAAGGACCAGCCGCCTGGCTTCCGTGCCACCTTCCTGCTTGCCGCCGATGGCGAAGAGATCCCCCTGCATCGTTGGGAAAGACGTGGAGACAGCATCACGTTCGAGCGCTTCAACGGCTTCAACGACCTGCTGCCCGAACCCCTTGAAAGCGTGCATGCCCCCGCTTCCCTGGTACCTGGTGACCGCCACTATCTCCTGGGCACCGACAGCTTCGGGCGCGATGTGCTCAGCCGCCTGATGGCCGGCACCACCATCAGCCTCAGCGTGGGTCTGATCGCCGTGCTCATCAGTCTGCTCATCGGCATTCCGCTGGGTGCGCTGGCGGGCTATTTCCGCGCGGAGGCTCCCGGCTTCCGCCTGTTCGGCCGTCGGTTCCGCTGGCCGGTGGACGACGCCATCATGTGGTTGGTGAACGTGATCTGGAGCATCCCCACGCTGCTGCTGGTGATCGCCATCACCCTGGCCCTGGGCAAAGGCTTCGTGCAGGTCTTCATCGCCGTGGGCCTTACCATGTGGGTGGAAGTGGCGCGCATCGTGCGTGGTGAGACGCTGCGGATGCGCGAGATGGAATATGTGGACGCGGCCAAGGCGCTGGGCTATACGCATGGCCGCATCATCTTCCGCCACATCCTTCCCAATGTGATGGGGCCGGTGATCGTGATCAGTGCGGCCAACTTCGCCACGGCCATCCTCATGGAAGCGGGTCTCAGCTTCCTGGGCATAGGTGCCCAACTGCCCATGGTCAGCTGGGGTGGCATGATCCGCAGCTACTACCCCTACATCACCACGGAGCTCTGGCACCTGGCACTGCTGCCGGGCGTATGCATCATGCTGCTCACGCTGGCCTTCATGTTGGTGGGCAACGGGCTGCGCGATGCGCTGGACACGCGCGGCATCACCGCGCGCTGA